In Paenibacillus algicola, a genomic segment contains:
- a CDS encoding DUF421 domain-containing protein produces MITVIWKAFLLATGGMLLLRISGRKSVSQMTIPQIGILLTIGSVLGSQVSGKGLSESLLAVAVFLATLVLVEWVSVKSNKAENLLKSRSVPVIQDGELLTDNMKRMRLTVDDLEKRLRLSGISRVEDVKTGTLENNGELGYELMPHAKPLTLGQFQQFISVNYPSFRFDGNEDAPTIFSEMIEPITHEVPETLQ; encoded by the coding sequence GTGATTACAGTAATCTGGAAAGCTTTTCTTCTGGCAACGGGCGGCATGCTATTGTTAAGGATAAGTGGTCGGAAGTCGGTTTCTCAAATGACCATTCCCCAGATCGGGATTTTGCTGACGATTGGTTCGGTATTAGGTTCTCAGGTTTCCGGCAAGGGATTGTCTGAATCATTGCTGGCAGTGGCTGTATTTTTAGCGACTCTGGTATTGGTGGAATGGGTCTCTGTTAAATCAAATAAAGCTGAGAATCTGTTGAAGAGCAGATCGGTTCCTGTCATTCAAGATGGCGAGCTGCTAACAGATAATATGAAACGGATGCGATTAACGGTTGATGATCTGGAAAAAAGGCTGAGGCTCTCCGGAATTTCAAGGGTGGAGGATGTCAAAACGGGGACGCTTGAGAACAACGGTGAACTGGGATATGAGTTAATGCCTCATGCAAAGCCGTTAACGCTGGGACAATTCCAACAATTCATAAGCGTAAACTACCCGAGCTTTCGCTTTGACGGGAACGAGGATGCACCCACTATATTTTCTGAAATGATCGAGCCAATCACCCATGAGGTGCCAGAGACCTTGCAATAA
- a CDS encoding SGNH/GDSL hydrolase family protein: MKLKGTELDYQGAVSVESTPAGAKPWRIPYEQQELFLPKSLLRQTEVPAGVRITFKSDSRTAVLHVEGSDVERTIDCVVDGKLHQSVDMTPNQEVCRFDNLPENSSRVELFLPQKKGPLIVRELELDHGASYSHIEDNRLRWISYGSSITQCEEASGPSRTWPALVANHFDWHSTNLGYSGNCHLEMMVARMIRELPADLISICAGINIMGVSSMSERTFQAALIGFVQVVREKHPHTPIILQSPIFAEKESRETHPNKVDLTLQIMRTIVRETVEVMQGQGDNNLYYLDGLEVFGEEWKDSFPDKLHPDAEGYVNMSKQMIQLIEQLGLGTQLKPTAVI, translated from the coding sequence ATGAAGCTGAAGGGGACAGAATTAGATTATCAAGGAGCGGTAAGTGTAGAAAGCACACCAGCGGGCGCAAAGCCATGGCGTATTCCGTACGAGCAGCAGGAGCTGTTCTTACCCAAGTCGCTGCTGCGTCAGACAGAGGTACCCGCAGGCGTTCGCATCACCTTCAAGAGTGACAGCCGTACGGCTGTGCTGCACGTAGAGGGCTCTGATGTTGAGCGGACCATCGACTGCGTGGTTGACGGCAAGCTGCATCAGTCGGTAGACATGACTCCCAATCAGGAGGTGTGCCGGTTTGATAACCTGCCGGAGAACTCCAGCCGCGTGGAGCTGTTTCTCCCACAGAAAAAAGGTCCGCTCATCGTACGTGAGCTGGAGCTCGATCACGGCGCATCTTACAGCCATATTGAGGACAACCGTCTGAGATGGATTAGCTATGGCAGCTCAATAACACAGTGCGAGGAAGCTTCAGGGCCGTCAAGAACGTGGCCGGCGCTGGTGGCGAACCATTTTGACTGGCACAGCACCAACCTGGGATACTCCGGAAATTGCCATTTGGAAATGATGGTGGCGCGCATGATTCGCGAGCTTCCGGCTGATCTCATTTCGATCTGTGCCGGCATTAATATTATGGGCGTATCGTCCATGAGTGAGCGTACCTTCCAGGCAGCGCTGATTGGCTTCGTACAGGTCGTTCGGGAGAAGCACCCGCACACTCCGATTATTCTTCAGTCCCCAATCTTTGCCGAGAAGGAAAGTCGGGAAACGCATCCCAACAAGGTAGATCTGACACTGCAGATCATGCGCACGATTGTTCGCGAGACCGTTGAGGTTATGCAAGGTCAGGGAGATAACAATCTGTACTACCTGGATGGCCTGGAGGTGTTCGGCGAGGAATGGAAGGACAGCTTCCCGGACAAGCTGCACCCGGATGCTGAGGGCTATGTGAATATGTCCAAGCAAATGATTCAGCTGATTGAGCAGCTGGGGCTGGGCACACAGCTGAAACCGACAGCAGTGATATAA
- a CDS encoding methyl-accepting chemotaxis protein: protein MLQQLEEVRVSDPMIVHALEKHVAVIRFDASRRVTYVNDLFASSVKYRKEDMLGMHHKQFCLPQFSLSPEYELFWQRLFEGRSFQDKIERRDALGQSVWLEATYMPIMDEDARKVIGIQKIATNITERQNHISLVVENLLKMAEDLSGRSTKGIHRSAELMNLIDQIASVSENNALTLEGLHRRADEIKGVVQTIRDIASQTQLLALNAAIEAARAGEHGRGFDVVAKEVRKLSVKVEQSIGEVRSNINGITKEVIKISTGASQVQFDVQESQHMIKAAVEDFNGLSVSSQQLEDHAQRFQHII, encoded by the coding sequence ATGCTGCAGCAGCTGGAAGAGGTTAGAGTATCGGATCCTATGATTGTACATGCGCTGGAAAAGCACGTGGCGGTTATACGTTTCGACGCAAGTCGAAGAGTCACTTATGTCAATGATCTGTTTGCTTCAAGCGTCAAGTACCGCAAAGAGGATATGCTCGGTATGCATCATAAGCAATTTTGTCTGCCTCAGTTCAGCCTTAGTCCGGAATATGAGTTGTTTTGGCAGCGGCTATTCGAAGGCCGAAGCTTTCAGGACAAAATCGAGAGAAGAGACGCCCTCGGTCAATCCGTATGGCTGGAAGCGACCTATATGCCGATCATGGACGAGGATGCCCGCAAGGTCATCGGAATCCAGAAGATCGCAACCAATATTACAGAGCGTCAGAACCATATTTCCCTTGTAGTAGAGAATCTGCTCAAGATGGCTGAGGATTTAAGCGGCCGGTCGACGAAGGGCATCCATCGTAGTGCAGAGCTGATGAATCTGATTGATCAGATCGCTTCGGTCTCCGAGAATAATGCCTTGACGCTGGAGGGCCTGCATCGCCGTGCGGATGAAATCAAAGGCGTGGTGCAGACGATCCGCGATATTGCCAGCCAGACTCAGCTGCTGGCTCTGAATGCAGCGATTGAAGCCGCAAGAGCCGGAGAGCACGGACGCGGGTTCGATGTGGTGGCGAAGGAGGTTCGCAAGCTCTCGGTGAAGGTGGAGCAGTCCATCGGGGAAGTACGCAGCAACATCAACGGGATTACAAAGGAAGTCATCAAGATTTCCACAGGAGCGAGTCAGGTGCAATTCGACGTTCAGGAGAGCCAGCACATGATTAAAGCAGCGGTGGAGGATTTCAACGGCTTGTCTGTCTCATCTCAGCAGCTGGAAGATCACGCCCAGCGTTTCCAGCATATTATTTAA
- a CDS encoding S-layer homology domain-containing protein, whose product MERSEGTPAFHDVVHHWARSIVDAVFRAGLMQGDPDGSFKPDRALTRAEAAAIIHGLLD is encoded by the coding sequence TTGGAGCGAAGTGAAGGTACGCCGGCTTTTCACGATGTGGTGCACCACTGGGCCAGAAGTATCGTCGATGCTGTATTCCGGGCTGGCTTGATGCAGGGCGATCCGGACGGCTCGTTCAAGCCGGATCGCGCTTTGACCCGGGCGGAAGCGGCTGCCATTATCCACGGGCTGCTGGATTGA
- a CDS encoding glycerophosphodiester phosphodiesterase, with product MSIPNKPLIFAHRGASGEAPENTLAAFRLGLEQGCTGIELDIHLSKDNSLVVIHDDSIDRTTNGSGKVNDMTVEQLQTYDAGSWFHERYAGETIPTLAQVLHLVPPQVMLNVEIKGKYHGAIEPALVKLLRDCDRLDQVVISSFDWKSLRLIRELEPRIEVGLLYSLTLDRHEELPLAAGTKVFSLHPNYSRLELKDLKGPQSKGLKVYGWTINEEASLVEAAASGIDGIITDYPGRLKALLDQASW from the coding sequence ATGTCCATACCTAACAAGCCGTTGATTTTTGCTCACCGGGGGGCTTCCGGAGAAGCTCCCGAGAATACGCTGGCTGCGTTCCGGCTGGGATTGGAGCAGGGCTGTACCGGCATTGAGCTGGATATTCATCTTAGCAAGGATAACAGCCTGGTCGTCATTCATGATGATTCCATTGACCGGACAACGAATGGCTCCGGCAAAGTGAATGATATGACTGTAGAGCAGCTGCAAACCTATGATGCGGGCTCGTGGTTTCATGAACGCTATGCCGGGGAGACCATTCCAACCCTTGCGCAGGTGCTTCATCTCGTTCCGCCGCAGGTCATGCTTAATGTGGAAATCAAGGGCAAGTATCACGGAGCTATTGAGCCTGCGCTGGTCAAGCTCTTGAGAGACTGTGACAGGCTGGATCAGGTGGTGATATCCTCTTTCGACTGGAAGAGCCTCCGGCTCATTCGGGAGCTGGAGCCGCGGATTGAAGTCGGCCTTCTGTACAGCTTGACGCTGGATCGCCATGAAGAGCTGCCTTTGGCGGCGGGCACGAAGGTCTTCTCCCTGCATCCCAATTACAGCCGGCTGGAGCTCAAGGATTTGAAGGGGCCGCAGAGTAAGGGCCTCAAGGTGTATGGCTGGACCATTAATGAAGAAGCGTCACTTGTAGAGGCAGCAGCGTCCGGCATAGACGGAATTATTACCGATTATCCGGGTCGCCTGAAGGCTCTGTTGGATCAGGCATCGTGGTAA
- a CDS encoding quaternary amine ABC transporter ATP-binding protein has translation MAILQVKDVSKLFGNHPEQGLALLQKGWSKERIAKEKNITVGVNRVSFDIQEGEIFVIMGLSGSGKSTLVRLLNRLIEPTSGEILIHGKDLRKMNKEHLRNVRRKSISMVFQKFALFPHRTVVENVEYGLEVQKVDKSKRHEAALKSLELVGLKGWEDKLPSELSGGMQQRVGLARALANDPEILLMDEAFSALDPLIRRDMQDELIELQDKMKKTIVFITHDLDEALRIGDRIALMKDGAVVQIGTPEEILTQPANDYVERFVEDVDLSKVLTASHVMRRPETITPDRGPRVALELMRERGVSNLFVIDRSKKLLGVITAEDASEALRSNRKLEDIVIQDGPAVGPDTLLNELFEMTSLSKVPVAVVDDKQRLLGVIVRGAVLGALAGESKTGEVNGHA, from the coding sequence TTGGCTATTCTACAAGTAAAAGATGTCAGCAAGCTGTTCGGGAATCATCCCGAGCAAGGGCTTGCGCTCCTGCAAAAAGGCTGGAGCAAAGAACGCATCGCTAAAGAAAAAAATATTACCGTCGGCGTAAATCGAGTCAGCTTCGATATACAGGAAGGCGAAATCTTTGTCATTATGGGCCTTTCGGGCAGCGGCAAATCGACGCTGGTGCGTTTGCTGAATCGGTTAATTGAGCCCACCTCGGGTGAAATTCTGATTCACGGCAAGGATCTTCGAAAAATGAACAAGGAGCATCTCCGCAATGTGAGACGTAAATCCATCAGTATGGTCTTTCAGAAGTTCGCCCTGTTCCCTCACCGGACGGTGGTGGAGAATGTGGAATACGGACTGGAAGTTCAAAAGGTGGACAAAAGCAAGCGGCACGAGGCTGCACTGAAATCGCTGGAGCTTGTCGGCTTGAAGGGCTGGGAGGACAAGCTGCCCAGTGAGTTGAGCGGCGGCATGCAGCAGCGTGTCGGGCTTGCCCGCGCCTTGGCCAACGATCCGGAGATTCTGCTTATGGACGAAGCCTTTAGTGCGCTGGATCCGCTGATCCGCCGCGATATGCAGGATGAGCTGATCGAGCTGCAGGATAAGATGAAGAAAACCATCGTCTTCATTACACATGATCTGGATGAAGCGCTCCGAATCGGAGATCGCATCGCCCTCATGAAGGATGGCGCTGTGGTGCAAATCGGCACACCGGAAGAAATTCTGACCCAGCCGGCCAATGATTATGTCGAGCGCTTCGTCGAGGACGTGGATCTGTCCAAGGTGCTGACCGCTTCTCATGTCATGCGGCGTCCGGAGACGATCACACCGGACCGGGGTCCTCGTGTAGCACTGGAACTTATGCGGGAACGCGGCGTATCGAATCTGTTCGTCATCGACCGCTCCAAGAAGCTGCTCGGCGTAATCACGGCAGAGGATGCTTCCGAAGCGCTGCGCAGCAACCGCAAGCTGGAGGACATCGTCATTCAAGACGGTCCGGCTGTCGGACCTGACACGCTGTTAAATGAGCTGTTTGAAATGACCAGCTTGTCCAAGGTGCCTGTAGCGGTCGTTGATGACAAGCAGCGTCTGCTGGGCGTCATTGTCAGGGGTGCGGTACTCGGCGCCCTGGCCGGCGAGAGCAAGACCGGGGAGGTGAATGGACATGCCTAA
- a CDS encoding ABC transporter permease, with amino-acid sequence MPKIPLADWINAIVDWMGEYLSGLFDGIAEVIEWIVTSFTDLFMLPHPYLFIAILGILAFILGRVPLTLFTVIGFLIIDNLGYWPETMDTLSLVLTSGLISILLGVPIGIWAAYSKGASRIIIPVLDFMQTMPAFVYLLPAVTFFSLGVVPGVIASVIFAIPPTIRLTRLGIMQVSGELTEAADAFGSTSGQKLFKVQLPLAMPTIMAGVNQTIMLSLSMVVIASMIGAQGIGAEVYRAVTQLQIGKGFEAGLAVVILAIVLDRFTQNIFKTNKRGA; translated from the coding sequence ATGCCTAAGATTCCATTAGCCGACTGGATCAACGCCATCGTGGACTGGATGGGAGAATATTTGTCCGGCCTGTTCGACGGCATCGCCGAGGTCATTGAATGGATTGTAACCTCGTTTACCGATCTGTTCATGCTGCCTCATCCGTATTTGTTTATCGCCATTCTCGGTATTCTGGCCTTTATTCTGGGCCGTGTTCCGCTGACGCTGTTTACGGTCATCGGCTTCCTGATCATTGACAATCTGGGCTACTGGCCGGAAACGATGGACACCCTTAGCCTGGTGCTTACCTCCGGACTGATCTCTATCCTTCTGGGTGTGCCGATCGGAATTTGGGCGGCCTATAGTAAAGGTGCCTCCCGCATCATTATTCCGGTGCTGGACTTTATGCAGACGATGCCGGCCTTTGTATACCTGCTGCCTGCCGTCACCTTCTTTAGTCTCGGTGTGGTACCGGGGGTGATCGCCTCTGTCATCTTTGCGATTCCGCCTACGATCCGCTTGACGCGGCTTGGTATCATGCAGGTATCCGGAGAGCTGACCGAAGCCGCAGACGCATTCGGCTCAACTTCGGGGCAGAAGCTGTTCAAGGTACAGCTGCCACTGGCGATGCCTACCATCATGGCGGGCGTGAACCAAACTATTATGCTGTCTCTGTCTATGGTCGTCATTGCGTCCATGATCGGAGCGCAGGGAATTGGTGCTGAAGTGTACCGTGCTGTCACTCAGCTTCAGATTGGTAAAGGGTTTGAAGCCGGCCTGGCTGTCGTCATCCTGGCGATTGTGCTGGACCGCTTTACACAAAATATATTTAAAACCAACAAAAGGGGTGCTTAG
- a CDS encoding response regulator, translated as MIKAVLVDDERLVLDLLNKVIREASGISIMGSFTDPEEALIQIPQLDADVLFLDVDMPEMSGLELAARLMESPNTKELSIVFVTAYEQYAIRAFELNAIHYILKPVDVQSVDEIVSRVYKKKGLDVPKLPDQGELYFFGNPHLRIEGSPSSFLTPKIEELLALLVLHQDKGISKWRIIDELWEESSVEKSQQNLHTMMFRLKQSLRNAGIQLHIRSKNGIYTVDAKDVYCDFREFDRLAACKQPTRRETIAAYEQAISLYQGDLLDGKDYLWCIPIREKYYRTFVELVAAVFQYATEQGEVSRLKQLRQRVEGLLLEEDRMWWPYKAR; from the coding sequence AAGGTCATCCGAGAAGCGTCCGGAATCAGCATCATGGGCTCGTTTACAGATCCGGAGGAAGCGCTGATACAGATTCCGCAGCTGGATGCCGATGTGCTTTTTCTCGATGTGGATATGCCGGAGATGAGCGGACTGGAGCTGGCAGCCAGACTGATGGAGTCCCCGAATACGAAGGAGCTGTCCATTGTGTTCGTGACCGCTTACGAGCAGTATGCGATCCGGGCGTTTGAGCTGAACGCGATTCATTATATTTTGAAGCCGGTCGATGTACAGTCGGTGGATGAAATTGTGAGCCGGGTCTATAAGAAAAAAGGACTGGATGTTCCCAAGCTCCCTGACCAGGGAGAGCTTTATTTCTTTGGTAATCCGCATCTGCGGATAGAGGGGAGTCCATCAAGCTTTTTAACCCCGAAGATCGAAGAGCTGCTGGCACTGCTCGTGCTGCACCAGGATAAAGGAATTAGCAAATGGCGGATTATTGATGAGCTGTGGGAAGAGTCGTCCGTAGAGAAATCCCAGCAAAATTTACATACGATGATGTTCCGGTTGAAGCAGTCCCTGCGAAATGCAGGAATCCAGCTCCACATCCGAAGCAAAAATGGCATTTACACCGTGGATGCGAAAGACGTATATTGTGATTTTCGTGAGTTTGATCGACTGGCTGCCTGTAAGCAGCCGACCCGGCGTGAGACCATAGCCGCTTATGAGCAGGCCATCAGCCTGTATCAGGGGGATCTCTTGGATGGGAAGGACTATTTATGGTGCATCCCCATCCGGGAAAAATACTACCGCACCTTCGTAGAGCTTGTCGCGGCGGTGTTTCAGTATGCTACTGAGCAGGGCGAGGTCAGCAGGCTCAAGCAGCTGCGCCAGAGAGTCGAAGGGCTGCTGCTTGAGGAAGACCGAATGTGGTGGCCGTATAAAGCAAGGTAG
- a CDS encoding GbsR/MarR family transcriptional regulator — protein sequence MGLYPLDEERQAAVDKIRKRVIENIGRNMDLYGIPVSTGHLYGLLFFADKPMNLDEMGQEMKMSKTSMSTGVRTLLDYKMVHKVWEKGSRKDLYEVEYDWYQTFFDFFDIKWRKSVESNIHILKKSVDEMNRLMKDHHEDELLIAVLQQDVSRIKEAVAYYEWLDRLIDTFVSGEIFKLVPKEPPGE from the coding sequence ATGGGCTTGTACCCGCTGGATGAAGAACGGCAGGCTGCTGTAGATAAAATACGCAAGCGTGTTATTGAGAATATTGGAAGAAATATGGACTTATATGGAATTCCCGTTTCCACAGGCCATTTATATGGACTGCTGTTTTTTGCTGATAAGCCGATGAATCTGGACGAAATGGGCCAGGAGATGAAGATGAGCAAGACCAGCATGAGTACCGGAGTCCGAACGCTGCTGGATTACAAAATGGTGCATAAGGTATGGGAGAAGGGTTCGCGGAAGGATCTATATGAGGTGGAGTATGACTGGTATCAGACCTTCTTCGATTTCTTTGATATCAAGTGGCGCAAGTCGGTGGAGAGCAACATTCATATATTGAAAAAATCCGTGGACGAAATGAACCGGCTCATGAAAGACCATCATGAGGATGAGCTCCTGATTGCAGTTCTGCAGCAGGATGTATCCAGAATCAAGGAGGCCGTTGCCTACTACGAATGGCTGGACCGATTGATCGACACCTTTGTCAGCGGAGAGATTTTCAAGCTGGTTCCTAAAGAACCGCCAGGGGAGTAG
- a CDS encoding sensor histidine kinase — protein sequence MIYFQILLDTVIMLLICYSMAGQPVRFTKATVSWFICFHLLCLIFRYQRVDYTEWGAGFSVNNYDLLPVNNPVLLCVLILCVMMLNSSFFRPISNMKVIVVTFLSFLIWILLRTFSIAGISLLLEQDAEAFPYVHRGVTLLLAGALYAAMIIKQGNHYLGDYNGIFLRIMLIQSSVMVLGLVIYANFETSFVTRNLLLLFLVFTLVISMNLWIIYEHHRQARHEKRVSAIEQYLPAIDELVSEVRARQHEFHNKLLAIHSIVETAGSLPEVRAQISAYTDSVIIQTGIREILQLDSKVIGGFLYTKMKLAEVRGMVITTQIYTSFHKIVAEEQQLVEILGVLIDNAIEASYPGNEIVVRVQATQQGWVDLLVMNPGSPQSSTAFMQMFEKGYTTKNTAQGPRGFGLYNVKQLVVQLKGKLLTSNTEHQGGAYLSIGVRLPSSTEA from the coding sequence ATGATTTATTTTCAAATTCTGCTGGATACAGTGATCATGCTCTTGATCTGTTACAGCATGGCCGGACAACCCGTCAGATTTACAAAAGCTACGGTGAGCTGGTTTATATGCTTTCATCTCCTTTGCTTGATATTCCGCTATCAGAGGGTAGATTACACAGAATGGGGGGCAGGGTTCAGTGTAAATAATTACGATCTGCTTCCGGTCAATAACCCGGTGCTGCTATGTGTGCTGATTCTGTGTGTGATGATGCTGAATAGCAGCTTTTTCCGTCCTATATCCAATATGAAGGTTATCGTGGTAACGTTTCTAAGCTTTCTGATCTGGATCCTGCTTCGGACCTTCAGCATTGCCGGGATCAGTTTGCTGCTGGAGCAAGACGCAGAGGCCTTTCCATATGTGCATCGCGGGGTCACATTGCTACTAGCAGGCGCTCTTTATGCTGCCATGATCATAAAGCAGGGAAATCATTATCTAGGAGATTATAACGGCATCTTTCTGCGGATTATGCTGATTCAGTCTTCTGTCATGGTGCTCGGGCTCGTGATCTATGCTAATTTTGAAACGTCTTTTGTGACCCGGAACCTGCTGCTTCTGTTCCTTGTGTTTACGCTGGTGATCAGTATGAACCTCTGGATTATTTATGAACATCATCGGCAGGCACGTCATGAGAAAAGAGTGTCCGCGATCGAGCAGTATCTGCCCGCTATTGACGAGCTGGTATCCGAGGTGCGCGCCAGACAGCATGAATTTCATAACAAGCTGCTGGCCATCCACAGTATTGTGGAAACCGCCGGCTCCCTGCCGGAGGTCCGGGCTCAAATTTCAGCCTATACAGACAGCGTCATCATACAGACCGGGATTCGTGAAATTCTGCAGCTCGACAGCAAGGTGATTGGAGGCTTTCTGTACACAAAGATGAAGCTCGCAGAGGTTCGAGGAATGGTAATTACCACGCAAATCTATACTTCTTTTCACAAGATCGTGGCAGAGGAGCAGCAGCTGGTGGAAATTCTGGGCGTGCTGATCGACAATGCGATTGAAGCTTCATATCCGGGAAATGAGATCGTAGTAAGAGTGCAAGCGACTCAGCAAGGGTGGGTGGACCTGCTCGTAATGAATCCAGGGTCACCCCAATCCAGTACAGCATTCATGCAAATGTTTGAGAAAGGCTACACTACCAAAAATACAGCCCAAGGACCTCGCGGATTTGGCTTGTACAATGTGAAGCAGCTGGTTGTGCAGCTTAAAGGTAAGCTGTTGACCTCCAATACGGAGCATCAGGGCGGCGCCTACTTGTCTATCGGTGTGCGGCTTCCCTCAAGCACGGAAGCATAA
- a CDS encoding LytR/AlgR family response regulator transcription factor has product MNVLIVEDEPHIVSLLASCIQEAAPGASLFTTDQSAEAIQIALANPMDLFILDIQLADYKGTQLAKELRAMECYSFTPILFATGLANEELNAYRQIKCYGFLIKPFTRDEVLHAVRDVLSYMDHLRAGKTPQPEILSIEQKSHVLEYPIHQIVYVESFGKHLELHIKSAGEEIRSDRISGLSLKKIAELLGEKSFIQCHKSYIINTAYIQKIDKSEGAIKLVGADQLIPIGHTFKHALKNRGHA; this is encoded by the coding sequence GTGAATGTACTCATCGTGGAAGATGAGCCTCACATTGTGAGCTTACTGGCTTCCTGTATTCAGGAGGCCGCCCCGGGCGCGAGCCTGTTTACAACGGATCAATCCGCAGAAGCGATACAGATTGCTTTGGCGAATCCAATGGATCTGTTTATTCTGGATATTCAGCTAGCCGATTATAAAGGGACACAGCTTGCAAAAGAACTGCGTGCCATGGAGTGCTACAGCTTCACCCCGATTCTATTCGCCACCGGACTTGCCAATGAGGAGCTTAACGCATACCGGCAAATTAAGTGCTATGGCTTTCTGATCAAGCCGTTTACAAGGGATGAAGTGCTGCATGCGGTGCGGGACGTGCTGTCCTACATGGATCACCTTAGAGCAGGAAAGACTCCGCAGCCGGAGATCCTGAGTATTGAGCAGAAGAGCCACGTGCTGGAGTATCCCATACACCAGATTGTTTACGTGGAATCCTTCGGCAAGCATCTGGAGCTGCACATCAAATCGGCGGGGGAAGAAATACGGTCCGATCGGATTTCTGGACTGTCTCTCAAAAAGATCGCTGAGCTGCTGGGAGAGAAATCGTTCATTCAATGCCACAAAAGCTATATCATTAACACGGCGTATATTCAAAAAATCGATAAAAGTGAAGGAGCCATCAAGCTGGTCGGTGCGGATCAGCTCATTCCCATTGGCCACACCTTCAAGCACGCGCTAAAGAATCGGGGACATGCATGA
- a CDS encoding glycine betaine ABC transporter substrate-binding protein, protein MKWLLMLSLSAMLLLSACSQSDEGTAGTGEGGNEEAAASIGEQVDYEIIGIDPGAGIMKATAQAIEDYELSDWKLVEGSSAAMTAALDKAIKDEEPVIITGWTPHWMFSKYDLKYLEDPKKIYGEAEEIHTLVRLGLEEDQPEAYQFLDNFMWTSDAMGEIMTAIQEGQDPAEAAKEWAENNTDLVDEWTKDIQPVDGEEFKFSYVAWDSEIASTNLVQYILESRLGYEVTALQVEAGPMWTGVANGDVDATVAAWLPLTHADYMAEFEDKVVDLGPSMEGVKTGLVVPSYVEANSIEDLKGE, encoded by the coding sequence ATGAAATGGTTGTTAATGCTCAGCTTGTCCGCGATGCTTCTCCTGTCGGCGTGCAGTCAAAGTGACGAAGGGACAGCAGGTACCGGTGAAGGCGGCAATGAAGAAGCAGCGGCTTCCATCGGAGAACAGGTCGACTATGAAATTATCGGTATTGATCCCGGCGCAGGGATCATGAAGGCAACGGCACAAGCAATCGAGGACTACGAGCTCAGCGATTGGAAGCTGGTGGAAGGCTCCAGTGCAGCCATGACCGCAGCTCTCGATAAAGCAATCAAGGACGAAGAGCCGGTCATCATTACCGGCTGGACGCCACACTGGATGTTCTCCAAATATGATCTGAAATATCTGGAGGATCCGAAAAAGATCTATGGTGAAGCTGAAGAGATTCACACTCTCGTTCGTTTGGGACTGGAAGAGGACCAGCCAGAAGCGTATCAGTTCCTGGACAACTTCATGTGGACCTCCGATGCTATGGGTGAAATCATGACCGCGATTCAAGAAGGCCAGGATCCCGCCGAAGCTGCGAAGGAATGGGCGGAGAATAACACGGATCTCGTCGATGAATGGACAAAGGATATTCAGCCTGTAGATGGCGAAGAATTCAAGTTCAGCTATGTAGCCTGGGACTCTGAAATTGCGAGCACGAACCTTGTGCAGTACATTTTGGAAAGCAGACTTGGCTATGAAGTAACAGCATTGCAGGTTGAGGCTGGTCCAATGTGGACCGGTGTCGCAAACGGTGACGTGGATGCCACTGTTGCAGCATGGCTGCCGCTGACTCATGCGGATTACATGGCTGAGTTTGAGGACAAGGTGGTCGATCTCGGCCCGAGCATGGAAGGCGTGAAGACAGGACTGGTCGTTCCTTCTTATGTTGAAGCCAATTCCATTGAAGATCTCAAAGGCGAATAA